A single Neospora caninum Liverpool complete genome, chromosome VIIb DNA region contains:
- a CDS encoding putative zinc finger (CCCH type) protein gives MAHDVNQLDPAIKNLPPLLNEWSETNPQSPSGRSPTPCSGAIDAAGASQHPPVKTCTSPRPRQQPNYSLPSQHPHQQHLNPQELARHHFPGSVPAAPHRGLPLYPQGPSLSGPHAEGVASPHAVSSPHHSTVQRNSGLPDERLPLSQLPHSGKPAGSPRCCTSGGLSADAVHESARQLASHEERAFPCGVAGVDPVTREVTPPVRLYSFGDNSGASTPASGVSGGIRPSTRLIENYARHARAGGGERLDSASLLPPPHPSVTPSACGPHESLHGAELSVGGQARAPGAGAPFSPLPADPQDGGFPPVLDGVVREQKGTGGSLLCDSWLWPQQTAGHPLSAPRDASGVMEAAGWSAASPSSLLSGVVSAAGGAFSELSEPGTQRHQDHALLYELQRDGSSESRRGSNGEFYPGNCDPFDHLWALLDDSPGPASTEFRGTSSSLNNRMLDLHSPARSLCDSGVDAGVADVFRVGNSLSELIGTEKREAAEGFRDSRSTECSQSLNHNRANWSGAGTDAASEGESPGRFPDVGVSGAKRPDSATCSPKACAGNISSPTSVSSPLGACGRIGGGTFGLSSTASSGVGSAHSGREPFLSQARQVRSVSPSDAAPASGFSVGGEAAAAAGGEQSPPTQRAGKGSAESEGVAGLCTPVLSAGTGLWEESSRCSTGTALGRETSLRSQACCSPSNSNRSYTSNYSTSLGTSRNGGSDVANGEGIQQGVRSCFEVMGGGIQGAPGLWTLAARAGTETSSDPAGSSDEHVDEADAAHLAEFFLNAPLM, from the coding sequence ATGGCCCACGATGTGAACCAGCTGGATCCGGCCATAAAGAaccttcctccgctcctCAATGAGTGGTCGGAGACAAACCCGCAGTCGCCGTCAGGAAGAAGCCCCACTCCCTGCAGTGGCGCTATTGATGCCGCTGGCGCCTCACAGCACCCGCCGGTCAAGACTTGCACTTCGCCGCGTCCGCGACAACAGCCCAACTACTCTTTACCGTCCCAACACCCGCACCAGCAGCATCTCAATCCCCAAGAGCTCGCCCGTCACCATTTTCCCGGCTCTGTTCCTGCCGCCCCACATCGCGGTCTCCCACTGTATCCCCAAgggccttctctgtctggCCCACATGCGGAAggcgtcgcttctccgcatgccgtctcctcgcctcacCACTCCACCGTCCAACGGAACTCAGGCCTTCCAGACGAGCGCCTTCCACTGTCCCAGCTGCCGCACAGTGGTAAGCCCGCAGGCTCCCCACGGTGTTGCACATCGGGGGGACTGAGTGCCGACGCAGTGCATGAGTCGGCGCGGCAACTCGCCAGTCACGAAGAAAGAGCGTTTCCTTGTGGCGTGGCGGGTGTCGACCCTGTTACACGGGAGGTAACGCCGCCGGTACGGCTGTATTCTTTCGGAGACAACAGCGGTGCATCGACGCCTGCGTCTGGGGTCTCAGGAGGAATTCGTCCCTCAACTAGGCTGATCGAGAACTACGCGAGGCACGCCAGAGCAGGCGGCGGGGAGCGGCTCGACAgcgcctcgcttctgcctccgccgcacCCCTCAGTGACGCCGAGCGCCTGCGGGCCCCACGAGTCGCTCCATGGGGCCGAGCTTTCGGTGGGCGgccaggcgcgcgcgccaggcgccggagctcctttctcgccgcttcctgcgGACCCACAAGATGGCGGCTTTCCGCCCGTCTTGGACGGCGTGGTTCGCGAGCAAAAGGGAACGGGAGGATCCTTGCTCTGTGATTCCTGGCTCTGGCCTCAGCAAACCGCGGGGCATCCGCTCTCAGCGCCTAGGGATGCGTCAGGTGTGATGGAGGCAGCCGGCTGGTCAGCGGCCAGTCcgtcgtcgctgctctcCGGGGTGGTCTCGGCAGCGGGCGGCGCGTTTTCGGAGTTATCTGAGCCGGGCACACAGCGCCACCAGGACCACGCGCTTTTATACGAACTGCAAAGGGATGGCAGTTCTGAAAGCCGACGAGGCTCGAATGGCGAGTTTTACCCGGGGAACTGTGACCCGTTCGATCACTTGTGGGCTCTCCTAGACGACTCGCCTGGCCCGGCAAGCACCGAGTTTCGCGGGACGAGCAGTAGCCTGAACAACCGGATGCTTGATCTGCACTCGCCGGCAAGGTCACTCTGCGATTCCGGCGTGGATGCGGGCGTTGCTGACGTTTTCCGCGTGGGCAACTCTTTGAGTGAACTGATCGGAACGGAAaagcgcgaggcggcagaaggTTTCCGAGACTCGCGCTCAACGGAGTGCAGCCAAAGTCTCAACCATAATCGTGCAAACTGGTCCGGCGCGGGAACAGACGCCGCCTCAGAGGGTGAGAGCCCTGGACGTTTTCCTGACGTTGGCGTGTCTGGTGCGAAAAGGCCCGACAGTGCGACGTGCAGCCCGAAGGCGTGTGCAGGAAACATTTCTTCGCCTacgagtgtctcttcgccgctaGGCGCTTGCGGCCGAATTGGCGGCGGCACCTTTGGTCTCTCTTCTACCGCGAGCAGTGGTGTCGGGTCTGCACACTCGGGAAGGGAACCGTTCTTGTCGCAGGCGCGGCAGGTCCggagtgtctctccgtcggaCGCGGCGCCGGCATCCGGATTTTCCGTTGGGGGTgaagcggctgcggcggcgggcGGTGAGCAGAGCCCGCCCACACAGCGAGCGGGGAAGGGGAGTgcggagagcgaaggcgtTGCGGGTTTGTGCACCCCGGTGCTTTCGGCAGGAACGGGATTGTGGGAGGAGAGTTCTAGGTGTTCTACGGGCACAGCGCTGGGGCGGGAAACGAGCCTTCGGAGCCAGGCGTGCTGTAGCCCAAGCAACAGCAACAGAAGCTATACGAGCAACTACAGCACAAGTCTCGGGACCAGTCGAAACGGAGGCAGCGATGTGGCCAATGGAGAAGGAATTCAACAGGGAGTCCGTAGCTGCTTTGAAGTCATGGGAGGAGGGATCCAGGGCGCGCCAGGCCTGTGGACTCTGGCAGCACGGGCTGGGACCGAAACCTCCTCCGATCCTGCAGGGTCATCGGACGAGCACGTCGATGAAGCTGATGCTGCACATCTAGCAGAGTTCTTCCTCAACGCGCCGCTGATGTAG